AAATGCACAGGTCTCTGATGCAACAACCCATGCGTCTCCGATTTTCCCAAGAGATAATGGACGCATAGCGTTTGGATCTTGTGCAACCATTAATCCTTCGTCTGTCAGCAAAACAAATGCAAATGCACCTTTTAAAATACGAAGAGCTTTTTTTACTCTGTCCCGCTGATTGAGCGAACCGCTGCTGCGTTTAATTAAGTGAGCGAGCACCTCAGTATCAGACGTACTTTGGAAGATACTCCCCTGACGTTCCAAATGTTCTTTCAGATCAGTTGCGTTCACGAGGTTGCCGTTATGCGCAATCGCCAGGCTGCCTGTTGTTGAACGGAAGACGAGCGGCTGCACATTCTCTATACCGCGTCCGTCCTCTGTCGTATAGCGGACTTGCCCGATGGCGCCGCGGCCATGCAGCGAAGAAAGGTTCTCGCTTGAGAATACTTCGTTGACCAGACCTTCGCCTTTGACAGCCTGGAGACCTTTCTCGCCTTTGACGACGATTCCGGCTCCTTCCTGCCCGCGGTGCTGAAGTGCATGCAATGCATAATAGCTGAGCTGTGCAGCATCTTCATGACCCCAAATACCAAATACGCCGCACTCTTCGTTTAATCCTCTGAGTTCAGCAAGCATGCGATTGCTCCTTTCCAAGCAGTGTGGAATTCTTCTACCGTCCCTTCTACTAGGACAGTTCCTTCTGCGTCTTTGATGACAAGTTCTTCATCATCTGTCACTGCTCCGATTTTCACTGCATCCTGAACCTTAGCTTCAAACGCAGCCACTTGTTCTGCGTGTACAGTAACTAGGAAACGTGATTGTGTTTCACTGAATAATGCTGTAACTGCTGAACCTTCAACTGTTACATTTGCGCCCAGACCGCGTGCGCCAAATGCACTTTCACAAAGTGCGACAGCAAATCCGCCTTCTGACAGATCAGCTGCAGACTGTATTAATCCGGCCTGAATCGCTTCCAGAAGCTGTTGCTGGCGTGCTGCTTCAACATCTAAATCGATTGCAGGTGATTTACCGAAGATTTTCCCTTCAATCATCTGCTGCAGCTCACTGCCGCCAAACTCTGTTTCTGTCTGACCGATCAAATAGATCGCGTCTCCTGCTTGTTTGAATCCTGGCGTTGTTACCTGGTTCAAATCATGAACGATACCTACCAAACCAATTGTCGGTGTCGGATAGATCGGCACCCCGTTCACTTCATTGGAAAGGGATACGTTACCGCCGATTACCGGAGCGTTGAGTTTACGGCAAGCTTCTGAAATGCCATCCGCCGACTTTTCCAGCTGCCAGAATACTTCCGGCTTATCCGGACTTCCGAAGTTCAGGCAATCTGTCAGTGCGATTGGCTCTGCGCCGGAACATACTAGGTTACGTGCAGCTTCTGCTACCGCAATCTTACCGCCTGTTTCCGGATCCAAATAAATGAAACGTGAGTTACAATCCGCTGTCATCGCAATTCCTTTATTCGTTCCTCTTACACGCACAACACCTGCTGAAGCTCCCGGCGCGAGGACTGTGCTCGTTCTTGCGCCTGTATCAAACTGATTGTAGACCCATTCTTTTGAAGCAATCGTCGGACGCTGCAATAGATCAAGCAATGTCGTTTTCAAATCAGTTACTTGCGGTTCTTTATTTTCCATCGCCTGGTTTTCTGCAAATGATGCAGGTTCCTTCGATTCTTTTTGATAGCTTGGTGCATCTTCAGCCAATAAATCTGCTGAGATTTCTGCAGCGACTTCCCCTTTATGAAGCAGGCGAAGCATTTTATCGTCTGTAACCCGTCCGATTGCCACAGCATTGATGCCATATTTCGTGAATAACTCGATGACTTCTTCTTCACGGCCCTTTTTCACAACGATGAGCATACGTTCCTGAGATTCAGACAGCATCATTTCATACGCCGTCATATTCTCTTCACGCTGCGGTACAAGATCCAAGTTTAACTCCACGCCATAGCCGGCTTTAGAAGCCATTTCTGCGGCTGAAGACGTCAGACCTGCTGCACCCATATCTTGAATACCGATCAGCGCATCAGATTTCACTAATTCCAAACAAGCTTCCATCAATAACTTTTCAATGAATGGATCTCCCGCCTGCATAACCGGCAGTTCTTGTTCTTCTTCAATTGTAAGTTCGGATGAAGACATCGTAGCGCCATGAATTCCGTCACGGCCCGTTGTCGCACCTGCGTACAGAACCGTATTCCCGACTCCTGCCGCTACTCCTTTTTGAATATCTTCATGATTCAGTAAACCGACAGCCATTGCGTTAACGAGCGGACGCTTAGAGTAGCACTGATCAAACTGCACTTCACCCGCTACTGTCGGAATTCCCATTGTGTTACCATAACTTGCGATTCCCGCTACCGCTTCTTCGAATAAGAATTTATCACGCGGATCTGTTAAATCACCAAAACGCATAGAGTTCACTAATGCTACCGGACGTGCTCCCATTGAGAATACATCACGAATAATTCCGCCTGCACCTGTTGCCGCTCCGATAAAAGGCTCGATTGCAGAAGGTGAGTTATGCGATTCCATTTTGAATACAGCAGCCTGATTATCACCGATGTCCACAATACCTGCACCTTCACCAGGCCCTTGCAGCACGCGTGCACCTTCAGTCGGGAATTTGCGCAGAACAGATTTTGAGCTTTTATATGAACAGTGCTCTGACCACATGGCAGAAAACAATCCTGTTTCCGTATAGTTCGGAGTGCGGCCAAGCATTTCTTCCGCACGCTCATATTCTGCATCTGTCATGCCCATTTGGAGATATAAGCGATTATCTTTGATTTGCTCCGCTGTAGGTTCGTGATTAATTGACATGCTGTTCACCCCGATTATTCATAATTGATTGGAATAATGCTGCTCCATCTGTTCCGCCGATTATTTCTTCCACTGCACGTTCAGGAAGCGGCATCATCCCCAGCACATTACCTTCTTCATTCGTGATGCCTGCGATTGCTTCTGTGCTGCCATCTGTATTTTCTTCTGCATACGTAAAAATAATCTGATTATTAGTTTTTAATTTCTCCACTGTCTGTTCATCCGCGTAATAATTACCGAATTCATGTGCAACAGGCAATGTAAGAACCTGACCTTGTGTATAGTCTTTTGTAAAAGCAGTATTGCTGTTTTCCACTCGGATTGATTCTTGAGCGGAACGGAATTTCAAACCGCGGTTACGCAAGAAGCCGCCCGGAAGCAGACCTGCTTCCACCAAAATATGAAATCCATTACCGACGCCTAACACGGGTTTGCCTGATTCTGCAAATGCTTGAAGCTGTTTGAATGCAGGAGAACTTTTTGCCAAGGCTCCCGGACGCAGGTAATTTCCGTATGAAGTGCCTGTCGGGAGAAGAACCGCATCGAATTGATCGAGTTGACCGGCTTCTGTATGCCAAACGTATTCAACATCTTGCTTTACTGTTTCCTCAATCGCATGATACATATCAAGATCACAAGTAAGACCTGGGAATACTAGAACGGCGAACTTCATTTGCTGGCAACCTCCCCGATTTCAAATCGAAAATCTTCAATGACTTTATTGATCAGCAGATCGTTGCACATTTCATTCACGCGTGTTTCGATTGACTGTTCTGAACCTTCCAGCTCCAGCTCGATTAATTTACCAACCCGTACACTTTTCACTTCTTCGTAGCCCATCTTTTGAAGTGCTTCAGCTGTCGCGATTCCTTGTGGATCTACAACACTTTCACGCAGTGTTACATAAATAGTTACTTTCGTCATTGTCGGTTCCTCCCAAAGTGGAAATAATAGTTTTTTTTAGAGCAGTGATTAATCTTGCCAAATACCAGACTGTTCAATTTCCTGCAATGTTTCTTCCAAATCATCCGTCATAATCGTTACATGGCCCATCTTACGCTTTTCTTTCGCTTCTGCCTTTCCATATAAATGAACGGACCAGTTTGGATAATCTGCAACACGCTTCTGGAGCGGTTCCACATGTTCTCCCAGTACGTTCACCATGATGGAAGGTGCCCAAAGTCTCGGCTCACGAAGAGGCCATCCGCAAACCGCACGGATATGCTGATGAAATTGCGAAATATTACATGCTTCAATCGAATAGTGCCCGGAATTATGCGGACGCGGCGCTAATTCATTAATAATGATTGCACCGTCAGGAAGAACGAACATTTCAACTGCCAATGTACCGACTAACTCCAGGTGCCCGGCGATTTTCTCCGCTGCACTTACAGCTTGTCTCAAAACGCCCTCATCCACTCGTGCCGGTACGATTGATTCGTGCAATATATGATGCTTATGAATATTTTCCGCGATCGGCAGGCAATATGTCTGCCCCGCCGGATTGCGCTGTATAATAACTGATATCTCTCTTTCAAACGGTACGAACGCTTCTGCTATACAAGCAGAGTGTGCAAACAATTCTTCTGCACTGCCCAGCTCATCTTTTGTTTCAAGTTTTACTTGGCCTTTACCGTCATACCCGCCAAAAGCCGTCTTGACGATACATGGAAAGCCTACTTCATCTATTTTCTGTTCCAGTTCTTCAAAGCTGTCAGCTGTTACATACGGCGCTACAGGTGCTCCAGCCGCTCTGATCTCCGCTTTTTCATTAATGCGGTTTTGTGTAATGCGGACTAATTCAGCTCCCTGTGGCACATACGCCTTCTCTGTCAGCCGTTTTAATCCTTCGTAATCAATATTTTCAAACTCAAATGTAATAACATCGCTCACTTTGCTTAATTCATTCAACGCTTCCTCATCGTTATAAGGAGCTACAATTTCAATATCTGCCAGTTGGCCGCAAGGGGAGTTCTTTGTGGGATCAAGTACTGCGATTTTGAATCCTGCTTCTTTTGCCGCAAGCCCCATCATCCGCCCCAATTGTCCTCCGCCGATTATCCCGATGGTCTGTCCAGGCTGAATCATCTTCAATTTAGTTCACCACTGCTTTCCATCGCGATTTTCTTCATTTCATCGCGCCTCTGCTGCAGTCTGCTGCGTAATTCTTCATCTTGTACACTAAGCATTTGAGCTGCAAGAAGTCCGGCATTTGTAGCGCCTGCTTTACCGATCGAAACAGTAGCCACCGGAACGCCGCCTGGCATTTGTACGATAGACAGCAGAGAGTCCATTCCATTCAATGCTTTGGACTGCACGGGCACACCAATAACAGGAACGAGCGTTTTTGCCGCAACCATTCCCGGTAAATGGGCAGCTCCGCCTGCACCTGCGATAATAGCATGCAAGCCTTTTTTCTCGGCTTGTTCTGCATAGTCAAACATGAAATCCGGTGTACGGTGGGCCGACACTACTTTCTTTTCATAAGGAACGCCCAGTTCATCTAATATGTCGCATGCATGCTTCATTGTTTCCCAGTCGCTCTTACTGCCCATAATGACACCAATCTTCGGTTCCAAATCCAATCCGCTCCTTCATGCACAACAAGATTTTATGTAAAAAATAAAAAGGTCCTTGAAAACTCCACTTTTCACATGCACAAAAAGCAGAACTTTCAAGGACCTTTACTAAAACGAATATACAGCCATACATACTCAGCTATTCTTCGTGATTATCCAAGAAAAATTGCTTTCCCACATAGTGTAGACATTTACGGTGTCTTTGTAGAAACGCAGCAGCCAATTCTGCAGCATATACGGGGAACTCATTTACTCTTATTATATTATCAATTAATACATAATCCGTCAACTTAAATCCGAACATTATATTATATGTCTTTTATAATCATTCGTCTTTAAGTTGCCATCTGATTAAATACACATCACTTCTCCTGTCAGCTGCAGTTATTGGCTAGTTTTAACCCCTTGAAACTGAGTTTGTTGCCTGACAGGTATATACTCTTCCCCTACTTGTTCAAATAAAGGCTTTTCCCGCCGGGCAACAACAGTATATCCCAAACTTTGAATTCGCTGCAGGCACTCTTCCAGTGTCTCATCTTCATTTCTGTCAAACCACATTTTCTGTTTACTCATTTAAATAATTTACCTCTTTTCACATTCCGCACCCAGAATCCGCCATGTATCGACTTAGGTTCATACGATATAATAAACGCCTTCGGATCCAGATCCGTTATCGTTTTATACAGCTGCATTTCATATTTACGCGGTGTCAGGATCTGCATAGTGGAGCGGCCTCCGCTTAATCCATTAGCTGCAGAGTCTGTAACCCCATAACCGAGCCGGCGCAATTCAGCAGGTATTTCTTTATTTATATCCGCTGTTATAACATTAACTGTAATATAGCCAAGTGCCAGCCGCTCTTCAATTTTCGATCCAATGATAACACCTGATCCATATCCTACTGCATAAGCAATTAAGTTTTGAATTTGATCCAAATTGTCAAGAACCAATCCAAGACCGATAACATAGACAACTGTTTCTACCATACTCACTATTGCAGCAACATAACGATAACCTTTCAGAGTCAGAATTATCCGTACTGTCATAAAGGATACATATATAATATTGATTGAGAAAATAATTAACACCATTAACATTGCCCCACACCTTTCCACAAGTAGAATAATCGTATCGCGCATGAGGTAAAAACTCAAGGAAAGATTTTTACTATTTACTAATTATTAGTATGGCCGATTTTTTCTTTTCGCGGACTGTATTAGGGGTGATGGAGGTGTGTCAGCGGATTGTGCACCGCGTCTGGGTGCTTGGGAAGGAGGAGGATTGAGAGGAGATGCCGTGTGAGTATGAGCGCTTGGACGGAGGGTTAGAGCGGATGCCGCGCGAGTATGAGCGTTTGGACGGAAACATAGAGCGGAGGCCGCGTAAGTATGAGCGCTTAGCCAGAG
The Sporosarcina sp. P33 genome window above contains:
- the purL gene encoding phosphoribosylformylglycinamidine synthase subunit PurL, with product MSINHEPTAEQIKDNRLYLQMGMTDAEYERAEEMLGRTPNYTETGLFSAMWSEHCSYKSSKSVLRKFPTEGARVLQGPGEGAGIVDIGDNQAAVFKMESHNSPSAIEPFIGAATGAGGIIRDVFSMGARPVALVNSMRFGDLTDPRDKFLFEEAVAGIASYGNTMGIPTVAGEVQFDQCYSKRPLVNAMAVGLLNHEDIQKGVAAGVGNTVLYAGATTGRDGIHGATMSSSELTIEEEQELPVMQAGDPFIEKLLMEACLELVKSDALIGIQDMGAAGLTSSAAEMASKAGYGVELNLDLVPQREENMTAYEMMLSESQERMLIVVKKGREEEVIELFTKYGINAVAIGRVTDDKMLRLLHKGEVAAEISADLLAEDAPSYQKESKEPASFAENQAMENKEPQVTDLKTTLLDLLQRPTIASKEWVYNQFDTGARTSTVLAPGASAGVVRVRGTNKGIAMTADCNSRFIYLDPETGGKIAVAEAARNLVCSGAEPIALTDCLNFGSPDKPEVFWQLEKSADGISEACRKLNAPVIGGNVSLSNEVNGVPIYPTPTIGLVGIVHDLNQVTTPGFKQAGDAIYLIGQTETEFGGSELQQMIEGKIFGKSPAIDLDVEAARQQQLLEAIQAGLIQSAADLSEGGFAVALCESAFGARGLGANVTVEGSAVTALFSETQSRFLVTVHAEQVAAFEAKVQDAVKIGAVTDDEELVIKDAEGTVLVEGTVEEFHTAWKGAIACLLNSED
- the purQ gene encoding phosphoribosylformylglycinamidine synthase subunit PurQ produces the protein MKFAVLVFPGLTCDLDMYHAIEETVKQDVEYVWHTEAGQLDQFDAVLLPTGTSYGNYLRPGALAKSSPAFKQLQAFAESGKPVLGVGNGFHILVEAGLLPGGFLRNRGLKFRSAQESIRVENSNTAFTKDYTQGQVLTLPVAHEFGNYYADEQTVEKLKTNNQIIFTYAEENTDGSTEAIAGITNEEGNVLGMMPLPERAVEEIIGGTDGAALFQSIMNNRGEQHVN
- the purS gene encoding phosphoribosylformylglycinamidine synthase subunit PurS, with amino-acid sequence MTKVTIYVTLRESVVDPQGIATAEALQKMGYEEVKSVRVGKLIELELEGSEQSIETRVNEMCNDLLINKVIEDFRFEIGEVASK
- the purK gene encoding 5-(carboxyamino)imidazole ribonucleotide synthase, with translation MIQPGQTIGIIGGGQLGRMMGLAAKEAGFKIAVLDPTKNSPCGQLADIEIVAPYNDEEALNELSKVSDVITFEFENIDYEGLKRLTEKAYVPQGAELVRITQNRINEKAEIRAAGAPVAPYVTADSFEELEQKIDEVGFPCIVKTAFGGYDGKGQVKLETKDELGSAEELFAHSACIAEAFVPFEREISVIIQRNPAGQTYCLPIAENIHKHHILHESIVPARVDEGVLRQAVSAAEKIAGHLELVGTLAVEMFVLPDGAIIINELAPRPHNSGHYSIEACNISQFHQHIRAVCGWPLREPRLWAPSIMVNVLGEHVEPLQKRVADYPNWSVHLYGKAEAKEKRKMGHVTIMTDDLEETLQEIEQSGIWQD
- the purE gene encoding 5-(carboxyamino)imidazole ribonucleotide mutase; translation: MEPKIGVIMGSKSDWETMKHACDILDELGVPYEKKVVSAHRTPDFMFDYAEQAEKKGLHAIIAGAGGAAHLPGMVAAKTLVPVIGVPVQSKALNGMDSLLSIVQMPGGVPVATVSIGKAGATNAGLLAAQMLSVQDEELRSRLQQRRDEMKKIAMESSGELN
- a CDS encoding NETI motif-containing protein codes for the protein MSKQKMWFDRNEDETLEECLQRIQSLGYTVVARREKPLFEQVGEEYIPVRQQTQFQGVKTSQ
- a CDS encoding DUF2179 domain-containing protein is translated as MLMVLIIFSINIIYVSFMTVRIILTLKGYRYVAAIVSMVETVVYVIGLGLVLDNLDQIQNLIAYAVGYGSGVIIGSKIEERLALGYITVNVITADINKEIPAELRRLGYGVTDSAANGLSGGRSTMQILTPRKYEMQLYKTITDLDPKAFIISYEPKSIHGGFWVRNVKRGKLFK